CGGCCTGGCGCTGGCAACCGCCGTTGGTGTCTGGACCAATCTGCTGCTGGTGCTCTTCTTCGCAGTGCGGCGAGGCTTTCTCGTGCTGGACCGCGCCTGGCTGTTGTCGCTGGTCAAATTCCTCGTGACCGGACTCATCCTGGCCGCGGCCTTCTGGCTGATCGCGCGGTTCGGCGGCGCCTATCTTGCCTCGATGCACTTCCGGGACGAATTGACGCTTGCGCTATTGGCCGTCGGCGGCACCATCGTCTATGGGCTCTGCATCCTCGTGCTATTCGGCCGCGCCTGGCTGCTCTCGCAGGTGCGCAGCTAGGCGAACTTCAATAGCTTCGTTGCGTCCGTTTTACGGAGGGCCAATGCGGCGGAGCGACGTGCTCGCCTCTAGGGTGCAACCGACCTCCGCACATCTCTTGATTTTGCGCGTTTGCTGTGGTATCGAGGTCTCATGAACAAATCAGTGCGCATCGTCGACTTCAAGCACATGACCCGCTTCGGCTGGGCCGTGGAAGGAGTCGCGCGCTAGGAGTTCGACGACGACATCTTTTCACCAGGCCCCGCCGGCATCGGACGGGGCCTTTTGTTTGGCCACGCTCCCTGCCGGCACAACAGCAGGAGCATCCGATGCCACCCCAACAGACGAACATCACATCCGAGACCGAGCGCGATGCCGCAGCGCTCCGCCTCGACCTCTCCATTGCAACGCTGGACGACGCTTTGTCCGAAAAGGACGCTGCAGGACCGACGGCCGCAGCGACGGGGCGCGTCCTAAGCCTGCTCAAGCGATATTGGCGTGCGTTTCAGGAGCAACGCCAGCGCCAGAGCTTACGAGCCACTTTGCAGGACCTGAGTGACAGGGAGCTGATGGATATCGGCTTGACGCGTGGTGAGATCGACTACCTCACACCTGAACGAGCTATCGATACGCTTAGAGATGGCACGAGGCATCTATGGAGCCGTGGTGGGATGTGACAGATCGACCGTCTTGCCCCCGCCATCCGCGCGGGGGCGCGGCGCTTTCCCCGGCCTGCGACCCATGTGCACGGCTAAAGCCGTTTGCGCTATCCGTTTTTCCGCTGCAATATGGCGGCAAAACAACCATGAGGGCATGGAGAGAAAATGGCTGCTCCCATCAAATTCGGCGTTGGCCAAAGCGTGCTGCGCAAGGAGGATGACGTACTGATCCGCGGCAAGGGCCGCTATACCGACGACTATGCGCCCCATGCGGCCTTGCGCTGCCTGATGCTGCGTTCGCCGCACGCGCATGCCAAATATACGATCGATGTGAGCCGCGCCCGCGCGCTGCCCGGCGTCGCGCTGATCCTGACCGCCGACGACGTTGGGGATCTCGGCAATCTGCCGTGCCTGTTCAACCTCGAAACCGATCCGTTCACCGGCCCGCCTTACCCGATCCTCGCCAAGGACGAGGTCCGCCATGTCGGCGATTCCATCGCCTTCGTCGTCGCCGAGACGATCGACCAGGCCCGTGACGCGATCGAGGCGATCGAGGTCAAGTGGAGCCCGCTGCCGGCCGTGACCGGCGTCGTCAATGCCGTGAAGAAGGGCGCGCCGCAGGTCTGGGCGGACAAGCCCGGCAACGTGCTGTTCGACGTCTCGATCGGCGACAAGGCCGCAACCGAAGCCGTCTTTGCGAAAGCACATGCGGTCGCCGAAATCTCCATCGTCAATCCGCGCGTGGTCGCGAGCTTCATGGAGACGCGTGCGGCTGTTTGCGAATACGACGCCAAGCGCGACCATCTGACGCTGACGGTCGGCAGCCAGGGCAGCCACCGCCTGCGCGACATCCTCTGCCAGAACGTGCTCAATATCCCGACCGACAAGATGCGGGTGATCTGCCCCGACGTCGGCGGCGGCTTCGGCACAAAGCTGTTTCCGTATCGCGAATACGCGTTGATGGCAGTGGCCGCGCGAAAGCTGAAGAAGGCGGTGAAATGGGCGGCCGACCGCTCCGAACATTTCATGGGCGATGCGCAGGGCCGCGACAACGTCACCACCGCAAAGATGGCGCTCGCCGAGGACGGCAAGTTCCTCGCGATGGATTGCGACCTGATGGGCGACATGGGCGCGTATCTGTCGACCTTCGGGCCCTACATCCCGCATGGCGGCGCCGGCATGCTGCCGGGCCTCTACGACATCCAGGCCTTCCACTGCCGGGTGCGCACCATCTTCACCAACAGCGTGCCGGTCGATGCCTATCGCGGAGCGGGCCGGCCCGAGGCTGCCTATGTCATCGAGCGTCTCGTCGATGCCTGCGCGCGCAAGCTCGACATGACGCCCGACACCATCCGTCGCAAGAATTTTATCCAGCCGAAGGCGCTGCCCTACAAGACGGCCACGGGCAAGGTCTACGACTCCGGCGACTTCGCCGCGCACCTGAAGCGCGCGATGGAGATCGCAAACTGGAAGGAGTTCGGAAAGCGCGCCAAGGCGGCCAAGAAGCAGGGCCTGGTCCGCGGCATTGGCTTGGCGAGCTATGTCGAGATCTGCGGCGTGATGGGAGAAGAGACCGCCAACGTCAGGCTCGATCCCAACGGCGACGTCACCGTCCTGATCGGCACGCAGTCGAGCGGGCAGGGCCACCAGACGGCTTATGCCCAGATCGTTGCCGAGCAGTTCGGCCTGCCGCCGGAGCGTGTGCATATCCGCCAGGGCGACACCGACGAGATCGCGACGGGCTTAGGCACCGGCGGCTCGGCCTCGATCCCCACCGGCGGCGTCTGCGTGGAGCGTGCCACGGGCGAGCTTGGCAAGAAGCTGAAGGAGGTCGCTGCGCAGGCGCTGGAGGCCAGCGCCGGCGACCTCGAGATTTCGGCCGGCGCAATCCGCATCGCCGGCACCGACCGCACGATCTCCTTTGCCGATCTCGCCAAGCGCCCCGGCGCCGACCCGTCGAAGATGAACGGCAGTGCGACTTTTGCCAGCGCCGACGGCACCTATCCAAACGGGACGCATCTGGCGGAAGTCGAGATCGATCCAGCCACCGGCGTGATCAAGATCGTCAACTACGTGATCGTCGACGATTTCGGCAAGACGCTCAATCCGCTGCTGCTCGCCGGCCAGGTGCATGGCGGCGCCATGCAGGGCATCGGTCAGGCGCTGATGGAGCAGGTGGTCTATGGCGCGGGTGACGGCCAGCTCGTCACCGGCACCTATATGGACTACGCGCTGCCGCGCGCGGCCGATGGTCCGGCCTTCGTGTTCGAGACCCACAACGTTCCCTGCAAGACCAATCCGCTTGGCGTGAAGGGGGCGGGCGAGGCCGGCGCGATCGGCTCGTGCCCAGCCATCGTCAACGCCATCGTCGAGGGCCTCTGGCGCGAATACAAGATCGACCACATCGACATGCCGGCAACGCCGGAGCGGGTGTGGATCGCGATCAACGAGCACCACCGCCGTCACAGCCTCTGATGCGTGATCTCCGCACGCGGGAATAAAAGCCCGCGGCGGGGTTCTATTCAGGATGGGCCATGCCTCCCGCGATGCGGAGCATGGCCCTGAGTTGTTGTTTGAGCATGATCTTTTCGGAAAACCGCGTCACACTTTTCCGGATCATGCTCGTGAAACGCCTGCGAGCCCGGAGAAATACCAGATGAAACGGACGATTGTTGTCGTGGGCACCTTGTTGCTGGGTGCGGGCGCCGTGATGGCGCAGCAGGAGATTGCCGTTCAGCAGGACAATCTGATGCGCTCGCAGGCCAAGAGCATGTATGGCGTCATCCTGAAGATGACCAAGGGCGAGATCCCCTACAACCAGAAGGCCGTCGATGAGGCGATTGCCAACCTCGAAGCCGACGTCGCCAAGATCGCCAAGACCTTCGAGGTCAATCCCAAGCAGGACGTGGTGAACGCGACCTACGGCGCGTCGCAAAAGGTCTGGCAGAACAAGGCAGATTTCGACTCCAAGATTCCGCCGGTGCAGAAGGCGATCGCGGACGTCAAGGGCAAGGTCAAGGACGTCGCGAGCCTGAAGGCTGCCTACACCAGTATGAACGACCGCTGCAGCGACTGCCACGAGACGTATCGCGTGAAGCTGAAGTAGCCGGCTGCCGTTCGTAGCCGCGCTTCAATGTGTTTTCGTCAGATGCGACGCAAGAAACTCAGGTTCGCATCCCTACTTTTCGGGAGCGTTCCGGTGATAGCGCGGCGAGAATAATTGTTCAGCCGGCACCCGAATCTTTTCGAGCGGCAGGCTTGTGGATCTCTTCCTCGAGTAACCACCCCAAAGCTTTTGCGGGGTTCGACCAGCGCACCTCATCGATCTGTTCGGCGAGCGTCAGCGCATGCGCAGTCAACACCTCTATGTCCTGAGGATTGACGTCAGCTTTGTCCAGTACGTCTATGCACCGGTTTAAAGCTGCCAGATCTAGCTGAAGTTGCTCGATATTTGAGTGGTGATGTTTGGCCCCCACGACCTTCCATGTTCTCTGTGCGCGCACTTTATTTTCTCCCCATACGCGGTCACGCATTCGTGAGTGCTGTTTGTGGCGGCAACACGAAAATGGGTGGACGGAATCAGGGATGTTTGCGGGCGACGCGTCAAAGGTAAGTCTCCCGCGAGACGCCTTCGTAGCCCGGATGAGCGAAGCGATATCCGGGGCAGGTCCCCGTTCGCTTCACTCATGCGGGCGACGACCACACGCCAGTCCATGGCGAACCTCGCAAAGACGCAACAGAGAAAATCTGTCAGCCGAGCCTGACCTATCGCTGCCAGAGCGCCGCGTATGAGCTATCCTCAACTTGAGCCGCCGCGACGTTGACGATGAGTCGTTGGATGCCGGCGCATCCAACGCCTGCCTGCTTTTGATTGCGGGGTTCCAACGCACGGCGAGGATCCGAATCAAGAATAGCGAGACAGGCCATGGCAAAACCGTTCCCGTCCAAGACCCACATCGGCAACCATATGCTGCATCCCGAAACTCTGATGCTGACCTATGGCTATGATCCGCAACTCTCGGAAGGCGCCATCAAGCCGCCGGTGTTTTTGACCTCGACCTTCGTGTTCAGGACGGCCGAGGACGGGCAGGACTTCTTCGATTTCGTCTCCGGCCGGCGCGAGCCCCCGGAAGGGATGGGGGCCGGCCTC
This region of Bradyrhizobium sp. CCGUVB1N3 genomic DNA includes:
- a CDS encoding DUF1127 domain-containing protein, which gives rise to MPPQQTNITSETERDAAALRLDLSIATLDDALSEKDAAGPTAAATGRVLSLLKRYWRAFQEQRQRQSLRATLQDLSDRELMDIGLTRGEIDYLTPERAIDTLRDGTRHLWSRGGM
- a CDS encoding xanthine dehydrogenase family protein molybdopterin-binding subunit, whose amino-acid sequence is MAAPIKFGVGQSVLRKEDDVLIRGKGRYTDDYAPHAALRCLMLRSPHAHAKYTIDVSRARALPGVALILTADDVGDLGNLPCLFNLETDPFTGPPYPILAKDEVRHVGDSIAFVVAETIDQARDAIEAIEVKWSPLPAVTGVVNAVKKGAPQVWADKPGNVLFDVSIGDKAATEAVFAKAHAVAEISIVNPRVVASFMETRAAVCEYDAKRDHLTLTVGSQGSHRLRDILCQNVLNIPTDKMRVICPDVGGGFGTKLFPYREYALMAVAARKLKKAVKWAADRSEHFMGDAQGRDNVTTAKMALAEDGKFLAMDCDLMGDMGAYLSTFGPYIPHGGAGMLPGLYDIQAFHCRVRTIFTNSVPVDAYRGAGRPEAAYVIERLVDACARKLDMTPDTIRRKNFIQPKALPYKTATGKVYDSGDFAAHLKRAMEIANWKEFGKRAKAAKKQGLVRGIGLASYVEICGVMGEETANVRLDPNGDVTVLIGTQSSGQGHQTAYAQIVAEQFGLPPERVHIRQGDTDEIATGLGTGGSASIPTGGVCVERATGELGKKLKEVAAQALEASAGDLEISAGAIRIAGTDRTISFADLAKRPGADPSKMNGSATFASADGTYPNGTHLAEVEIDPATGVIKIVNYVIVDDFGKTLNPLLLAGQVHGGAMQGIGQALMEQVVYGAGDGQLVTGTYMDYALPRAADGPAFVFETHNVPCKTNPLGVKGAGEAGAIGSCPAIVNAIVEGLWREYKIDHIDMPATPERVWIAINEHHRRHSL
- a CDS encoding cytochrome c; this encodes MKRTIVVVGTLLLGAGAVMAQQEIAVQQDNLMRSQAKSMYGVILKMTKGEIPYNQKAVDEAIANLEADVAKIAKTFEVNPKQDVVNATYGASQKVWQNKADFDSKIPPVQKAIADVKGKVKDVASLKAAYTSMNDRCSDCHETYRVKLK